From a region of the Fervidicoccaceae archaeon genome:
- a CDS encoding sodium:calcium antiporter, with protein sequence MTLLEAFLEIFLGIGLVVFSGILIEELVDWLSWKINRSSASIAMILAPIFTSAPEMAIFSLALLRGEKNVAWGTIVAQPFMASTIIYPTVVAVAIAAYYLRRRTTRTIRVHRFVAVPLIAFTIPLIPILFLHPETHGIYGRIYGIGLIAIYFIYSYFMMRGKTSLKEEPLLKLRMPLLQIVTSVFVLYFGGEMMIGGIVQLGKIVQLSETALSVLIVPLATVVPESIVGLLFIIKNRDDEGISAIVGEKALYGTFYPGLAMALGAYTLDRASTAAIEIALIVSPIESVAIWFGYFGVTAPLGILGYIWYLLRILMI encoded by the coding sequence ATGACCCTGCTTGAAGCTTTTCTTGAGATTTTTCTGGGCATAGGGCTAGTAGTTTTTTCTGGGATTCTAATAGAGGAGTTGGTAGATTGGCTTTCATGGAAAATAAACAGATCAAGTGCCAGCATAGCAATGATTCTCGCTCCGATTTTCACTTCCGCGCCTGAAATGGCTATTTTCTCATTAGCTTTGTTAAGAGGTGAGAAAAATGTTGCTTGGGGGACCATAGTTGCCCAGCCATTTATGGCGAGCACAATTATTTATCCAACTGTGGTAGCTGTAGCTATAGCTGCTTATTATCTGAGGAGAAGGACAACTAGGACCATAAGAGTTCACAGGTTTGTAGCAGTTCCTCTAATTGCTTTTACGATTCCTCTCATCCCTATATTGTTTCTTCATCCAGAAACTCATGGAATTTATGGGAGGATTTATGGAATTGGATTGATAGCAATATACTTCATCTATTCATATTTTATGATGAGAGGAAAAACATCGCTGAAGGAGGAACCTCTCTTAAAACTGAGAATGCCCCTCCTGCAGATAGTTACCTCAGTTTTTGTCCTCTATTTTGGAGGAGAAATGATGATTGGAGGCATAGTGCAGCTGGGAAAAATCGTTCAATTGAGTGAAACTGCCCTCTCAGTCTTAATCGTTCCATTAGCTACTGTTGTACCTGAGTCCATTGTTGGATTGCTCTTTATAATAAAAAACAGAGACGATGAGGGAATAAGCGCGATTGTGGGTGAGAAGGCACTCTATGGAACTTTCTATCCAGGACTTGCCATGGCTCTAGGAGCGTATACCCTCGATCGTGCCTCAACTGCTGCTATCGAAATTGCTCTTATTGTTTCTCCTATTGAATCCGTTGCTATCTGGTTCGGATATTTCGGTGTAACAGCACCTCTCGGTATATTGGGATATATATGGTATCTGCTCAGAATTTTAATGATATAA
- a CDS encoding ArsA family ATPase, with amino-acid sequence MSKIAELLSPLEGEPHVVVVLGKGGVGKTSVSIMIAYELSSYGKTLIVSFDPAKHILKYLNLQKTMEAVQVFKNLFASQLDIEASAKELTSKYSDLLAELFPSLSVLNIEDIVKVMKHAPGVEEEVFLRQLSEMYKKMEFKYIVIDTPPTGISLRTLALPKLYLIWLDKLIEIRERIVSLRYVISKTLGREVKLNDPALEKLYEMKETYREVREALSNPSRTSYVVVTNPESLPMFELREILNFLESELSVQPKLLVMNRVLPKDIAEKLGTIEEQNNIIEEFSSIPIKSIMIPHLGIHPSKLEDIVKLKDSFIVIRG; translated from the coding sequence GTGAGTAAAATAGCTGAATTGCTGAGTCCACTCGAGGGAGAACCCCACGTTGTTGTTGTTCTTGGTAAAGGAGGAGTAGGAAAGACTTCTGTATCGATTATGATTGCTTATGAGCTTAGCAGCTATGGAAAAACACTGATTGTGAGCTTCGATCCGGCAAAGCATATATTGAAGTACCTCAATTTGCAGAAAACAATGGAAGCTGTTCAGGTCTTTAAGAATTTATTTGCATCTCAGCTAGACATCGAGGCTTCTGCCAAGGAACTGACCTCAAAATATTCAGACCTTTTGGCAGAACTCTTCCCTTCCCTCTCAGTATTAAACATAGAGGATATAGTCAAAGTGATGAAACACGCTCCTGGAGTCGAGGAAGAAGTTTTTCTGAGACAACTATCAGAGATGTATAAAAAGATGGAATTCAAGTATATAGTCATTGATACGCCACCCACTGGAATCTCGCTGAGAACTCTCGCCCTTCCAAAGTTGTATTTGATCTGGTTAGATAAATTAATTGAAATAAGAGAGAGAATAGTTTCCTTGAGATATGTGATATCCAAGACGCTTGGTAGAGAAGTAAAGCTTAACGATCCAGCTCTTGAGAAACTATATGAAATGAAAGAAACGTATCGAGAGGTAAGGGAGGCTTTGAGCAATCCTTCTAGGACCTCCTATGTTGTAGTCACAAATCCGGAATCGCTTCCAATGTTCGAGTTGAGGGAGATCTTGAATTTCCTGGAAAGTGAGCTGAGTGTTCAGCCAAAGCTGCTAGTAATGAACAGAGTGCTCCCGAAGGACATAGCTGAAAAGCTTGGAACGATTGAAGAGCAAAACAACATAATTGAAGAATTTAGCTCAATTCCCATTAAATCGATAATGATCCCCCATTTGGGGATACATCCATCAAAGCTTGAAGATATTGTGAAGCTGAAAGACTCATTTATCGTTATAAGAGGATGA
- a CDS encoding carbon starvation CstA family protein: MDINENKGSYWRADLLPALRGEAFGIVKKILEKRVVKASPDRLTPAYEKFDGIDYAPANKYVLYGHHFAAIAGAGPITGPAIAMVWGWGLPLLWVLAGNILIGAVHDYMAIMASVRHGGLSVMSVSENIMGRKAKYIFLTYVWFALVLVLAAFLSVASSTFVSTPTAATIAIIFMPLALLFGILVYRTGLSVKLATGIALIILVIAFFYSMRTPLYLTYEAWIVVLTLYSMLAAALPVWYLLQPRDYLNAYLLWVFAGLAILAALIIPDLLLTGPVYTGFAAVSWWMVVHWLLCSFMLSLSAVHLSTACSSPAPPTGACLQQLPAVHPAPCSEAECTRCPPRHAHRVHPYFNTIIYVKILSFSAVVYNGGGLPEEYY; this comes from the coding sequence GTGGATATCAATGAAAATAAAGGAAGCTATTGGCGCGCTGACCTCCTCCCCGCCCTAAGGGGCGAGGCTTTCGGGATTGTAAAAAAAATTCTTGAGAAAAGAGTTGTGAAGGCGAGCCCAGATAGGCTCACACCAGCCTATGAAAAATTCGATGGAATAGATTATGCTCCAGCGAACAAGTATGTACTCTATGGACATCACTTCGCAGCAATAGCAGGAGCAGGGCCCATTACAGGTCCAGCAATCGCAATGGTATGGGGCTGGGGTCTCCCGCTTCTATGGGTTCTCGCAGGCAACATCTTGATTGGAGCTGTTCATGACTATATGGCAATCATGGCAAGCGTTAGGCATGGCGGATTATCTGTGATGAGCGTGAGTGAAAACATTATGGGGAGAAAAGCCAAGTATATTTTCCTAACCTATGTTTGGTTTGCTCTCGTGCTCGTCCTTGCTGCCTTTTTGAGCGTGGCCTCATCTACTTTTGTCAGCACACCTACAGCAGCCACAATAGCAATCATATTCATGCCGCTCGCTCTATTGTTTGGAATTCTAGTCTACAGAACAGGGCTGAGCGTTAAGCTAGCAACAGGTATAGCTTTGATTATTCTCGTCATAGCATTCTTCTATTCAATGAGAACACCACTCTATCTAACATATGAGGCATGGATAGTTGTTCTTACGCTATATTCCATGCTGGCAGCTGCTCTTCCAGTCTGGTATCTGTTACAACCAAGAGACTATCTGAATGCATATTTGCTGTGGGTATTTGCTGGGCTAGCTATCCTCGCAGCCTTGATAATACCTGACCTACTTCTAACAGGACCTGTATATACTGGATTTGCTGCCGTTTCTTGGTGGATGGTTGTTCATTGGCTTCTATGCTCTTTTATGTTAAGCCTCTCAGCCGTCCACCTCTCAACGGCTTGTTCTTCCCCAGCCCCGCCTACGGGAGCTTGTCTCCAGCAGTTGCCCGCGGTTCACCCAGCTCCCTGCAGCGAAGCAGAGTGCACGAGGTGTCCTCCTCGCCATGCTCATCGAGTTCATCCTTACTTCAATACTATTATTTACGTAAAAATTTTAAGCTTTTCTGCAGTAGTTTACAATGGTGGTGGTTTGCCCGAGGAGTACTACTAA
- a CDS encoding amino acid permease, with protein MSKKRYRLLRSLGFLHTFFIGLGAIIGGSIVVLIGPTIAMSGTLGAILTLCFSSLIALLTALVYTEITSAIPEVGGGYLWAKLTTPRPIPFFAGWINWLAHTMAGTFYALSFAVMLAQFLQSMGIPLALNPYLFERLVSILLIFVFSYLNYSGTSRVGWFSVSIGLFFTAIILTYGILGTYRGIATGDLSSAIFDSIRFTNIPSIFIAMITVVIAFEGYEILAQTAEEAKSPLKSLPRAILLTLLFATFLYLLVTIATLGILGKNAYPFSLKHSDRTVMQAASLLFSFGAPIIAFGGLATVLSSINSTMFSSSRVLLAMARAGEFPKFFAEIHEKHRTPANAILFSSIAMSVMSFFMDVVISAFIVGILFNLLFIIVNYSGIKLRLMYQNKLNYGFKTPFFPFIPLAGLLVKLFFFFAALVLSPIATLITLGLVALGIFLYKGFIFKYEVEHELPLIMGHGSLLRRDYRIMVLHPATRKMGIIQIAAQIAKEKNGEINILHLIKMPEQTPLVFGTKLMERDAKPLKDITDHLNDIGIPSRFIIRVTHSIPDALLASTEQEKIDLLIADVEDERRVVTRLTLPSGGISGVPISGCDLILVNTEYPFVSYNKAKSLIVLASENETNIADRLKEIFPDKEVSVTVVDPRNRKEILAKLEELRKTEGEVGVVVFSYTIWESIKRFRRRIFLPFFVFKRGSFSVEEFKSIFHGWS; from the coding sequence TTGTCAAAGAAACGATACAGATTGCTTCGCTCTTTGGGCTTCCTGCACACATTCTTTATTGGTCTGGGCGCTATTATAGGAGGATCAATAGTAGTGCTTATAGGTCCCACAATAGCCATGAGCGGCACGCTTGGAGCAATTCTAACTTTGTGCTTCAGTTCCTTAATTGCTCTTCTTACGGCCCTCGTTTATACTGAAATAACTTCTGCTATCCCAGAAGTAGGAGGAGGTTATCTTTGGGCAAAGCTTACAACTCCCAGGCCTATTCCCTTCTTTGCTGGATGGATAAATTGGTTGGCGCATACAATGGCTGGAACGTTTTATGCTTTATCCTTCGCTGTTATGCTCGCTCAATTTCTCCAGAGTATGGGCATACCGTTAGCTCTAAATCCATATTTGTTTGAACGATTGGTTTCCATACTATTGATATTTGTATTTTCCTATTTGAATTATAGTGGAACTTCTAGAGTTGGGTGGTTCTCAGTATCAATTGGATTGTTTTTTACAGCAATCATTCTCACATACGGAATTCTCGGAACCTACAGAGGAATAGCTACGGGGGACCTGAGCTCAGCGATTTTTGATAGTATTCGGTTTACAAATATTCCATCTATATTCATTGCCATGATAACAGTGGTCATTGCTTTTGAAGGATATGAGATACTGGCTCAAACAGCAGAAGAGGCAAAGTCACCTCTCAAGAGCCTTCCAAGAGCTATTCTGCTTACCCTACTTTTTGCTACATTTCTCTATCTGCTTGTAACAATAGCCACTTTGGGTATCCTTGGGAAAAATGCTTATCCTTTTTCGCTCAAGCACAGCGATAGAACAGTTATGCAGGCAGCCTCCTTACTTTTCAGCTTTGGTGCCCCAATAATAGCATTTGGGGGTTTAGCGACTGTCCTCTCTTCTATAAACTCTACTATGTTTTCCTCATCGAGAGTCCTACTAGCAATGGCAAGAGCTGGAGAATTCCCGAAGTTCTTCGCTGAAATACATGAGAAACATAGAACTCCTGCCAACGCTATCCTTTTTTCCTCCATAGCTATGTCAGTGATGTCCTTCTTCATGGATGTTGTTATCTCAGCTTTTATCGTAGGAATACTCTTCAATTTGCTTTTTATCATTGTGAATTACTCTGGCATAAAGCTAAGGCTCATGTACCAAAACAAGCTGAACTACGGTTTCAAAACGCCGTTTTTCCCATTCATACCTCTTGCAGGACTATTAGTGAAGCTTTTTTTCTTCTTTGCTGCCCTAGTTTTGAGCCCGATAGCAACTCTAATAACACTGGGGCTTGTAGCATTAGGCATTTTCCTATACAAAGGTTTTATTTTCAAATATGAAGTCGAGCACGAACTTCCATTGATAATGGGACATGGAAGCCTTCTCAGAAGAGATTATAGAATAATGGTTCTTCATCCTGCAACGAGGAAAATGGGAATAATACAGATAGCGGCGCAGATAGCTAAGGAAAAGAACGGTGAAATAAATATTCTTCATCTGATAAAGATGCCTGAACAAACCCCCCTCGTCTTTGGAACGAAGCTAATGGAGAGGGATGCTAAACCGCTTAAGGATATAACAGATCACTTAAACGATATAGGAATACCTAGCAGGTTCATTATAAGGGTTACGCATTCAATACCTGATGCTCTTCTGGCATCAACTGAGCAGGAGAAAATTGACCTCTTGATTGCTGACGTTGAAGATGAGAGAAGAGTTGTTACAAGACTAACTCTCCCCTCGGGCGGTATTTCAGGAGTGCCCATTTCTGGTTGCGATCTAATTCTTGTCAATACAGAATATCCATTCGTTTCCTACAATAAAGCGAAGAGCCTAATAGTGCTTGCTAGTGAGAACGAAACAAACATAGCTGACAGATTGAAAGAAATTTTCCCAGATAAGGAGGTTTCTGTAACGGTTGTTGATCCAAGAAATAGAAAGGAAATACTTGCTAAGCTCGAAGAACTGAGAAAAACCGAGGGAGAAGTCGGAGTAGTAGTATTCAGCTACACTATCTGGGAATCCATTAAGAGATTTAGAAGGAGGATCTTCCTCCCGTTTTTTGTTTTCAAAAGAGGTTCCTTCTCAGTTGAGGAGTTTAAATCGATTTTCCATGGATGGAGTTGA
- a CDS encoding carbon starvation CstA 5TM domain-containing protein, with protein MAVITPIALAWNFAQLGSMTGLPVESTLQSIGINTTATPIITSLGAIDRFLVGYGLEQATAWSRIFGSGVFASTFLGFKTFAAWALTGFVMTTLDAADRLARFAWVEFFDWLKPRNQKAHKIITNRWFASALPVIIGAILAYPKMVVTIPGTTRTMTVYAYNIIWPAFSGTNQLLAAIALLTTSLWAYAILKVRGKHRCF; from the coding sequence TTGGCTGTAATTACGCCCATAGCTCTAGCATGGAATTTCGCTCAGCTTGGCTCAATGACTGGGCTTCCCGTAGAAAGCACTCTCCAGAGTATTGGAATAAACACAACTGCTACTCCAATAATAACTTCTCTTGGAGCCATTGACAGATTCTTAGTGGGTTACGGGTTGGAACAAGCAACAGCCTGGTCGAGAATTTTTGGGTCAGGTGTTTTTGCTTCAACTTTCCTGGGCTTCAAAACGTTCGCCGCTTGGGCTCTAACGGGTTTCGTTATGACAACCCTGGATGCTGCAGACAGGCTGGCCAGATTTGCATGGGTGGAATTCTTTGATTGGCTCAAGCCAAGAAACCAGAAAGCTCACAAGATAATAACAAATAGATGGTTTGCATCAGCTCTACCTGTCATAATAGGAGCAATCCTAGCATATCCTAAAATGGTTGTCACCATACCAGGAACCACAAGAACTATGACGGTCTATGCCTATAATATAATATGGCCGGCATTTTCGGGGACAAATCAGCTCCTAGCTGCCATTGCTCTTCTCACAACGTCTCTATGGGCATATGCCATATTGAAGGTGAGGGGAAAACATCGCTGCTTTTGA
- a CDS encoding nucleotidyltransferase family protein, producing the protein MKDITALVLAGGKGTRFHPYTELIPKPMIPIGMEERPVLEFIVRWLTRFEIRDIVMLLNHRWRYIKNYFNAGERFGANIKYSIDDPDGYTNTGGAIYKAISEGLVKKRALIWYGDILAKIDLNDLIAFHERNASELTLVVSNKYSVPVGIVELDEEKRVRKMTEKPELDINATIGVALMETEVFSSNVVEELGKSFDLMGDMVPLILKKERRVYAYVYDGIWYDVGSLERYKKINAENLDREFNFI; encoded by the coding sequence ATGAAAGATATAACTGCCTTAGTCCTGGCTGGAGGAAAGGGGACAAGATTTCATCCTTATACGGAGCTCATCCCTAAACCAATGATTCCAATAGGGATGGAGGAAAGGCCTGTCCTTGAGTTCATAGTGAGATGGCTGACCAGATTTGAAATCAGAGACATAGTTATGCTTCTAAACCATAGGTGGCGATATATTAAGAATTATTTCAATGCTGGAGAAAGATTTGGAGCTAACATTAAGTATTCAATTGATGATCCAGATGGCTACACGAACACAGGAGGAGCTATCTATAAAGCAATAAGCGAGGGACTTGTGAAAAAAAGAGCTCTTATCTGGTATGGAGACATATTGGCAAAAATTGATTTGAATGATTTGATTGCATTTCACGAGAGAAATGCTTCAGAACTTACTCTAGTGGTTTCCAATAAATATTCTGTGCCCGTGGGGATCGTAGAGCTTGACGAAGAGAAAAGAGTCAGAAAGATGACTGAAAAGCCCGAACTTGATATAAATGCTACAATAGGGGTTGCTTTAATGGAAACTGAAGTTTTCAGCAGTAATGTTGTAGAGGAGCTTGGAAAGAGCTTCGATCTAATGGGTGATATGGTTCCTCTGATTTTGAAGAAGGAGAGGAGAGTATATGCCTATGTTTATGATGGCATTTGGTACGATGTTGGAAGCTTGGAAAGATACAAGAAGATAAATGCGGAAAATCTAGATAGAGAATTCAATTTTATCTAG
- a CDS encoding DUF72 domain-containing protein: MKVKAYVGTSGWLYDWNLGKSLEWYEQNSGLNAIELNSSFYRFPFPNQIKGWVTKSKEIRWAVKVHRLITHLRKMNESSFPIWEKFKSIFNPLDYKIDFYLFQLSPNFQCKEEALRKLSRFREQTRLGERMAVEFRNETCYNEKILEWGKKEGITLVSVDSPEITWIVKSGKSVYLRLHGRESWYFYDYDESELRELIESALNLSPEKIYIFFNNDHWMLENARKAVSILKNYT, from the coding sequence ATGAAAGTGAAGGCTTACGTTGGAACGAGCGGTTGGTTATACGACTGGAATTTGGGGAAAAGCCTTGAGTGGTATGAGCAGAATTCAGGACTGAATGCTATTGAGCTTAATTCAAGCTTCTACAGATTTCCATTCCCCAACCAAATAAAAGGATGGGTTACCAAAAGTAAGGAAATCAGATGGGCAGTAAAAGTTCACAGACTAATAACGCACTTAAGGAAGATGAATGAAAGCTCCTTTCCGATTTGGGAGAAATTCAAAAGCATATTCAATCCATTGGATTATAAAATTGATTTCTATCTCTTCCAGCTTTCTCCAAATTTTCAATGCAAAGAGGAAGCTCTCAGGAAGCTGTCTCGATTTAGAGAACAAACTAGGTTGGGAGAGAGAATGGCTGTGGAATTCAGAAATGAGACCTGCTATAATGAAAAAATCTTAGAATGGGGGAAGAAAGAGGGGATCACTCTTGTCTCAGTTGATTCACCAGAAATTACCTGGATTGTAAAAAGTGGAAAGAGTGTGTATCTAAGACTCCATGGAAGAGAATCCTGGTACTTCTATGACTACGACGAAAGTGAGCTAAGAGAGCTCATAGAAAGCGCTCTCAATCTTTCTCCAGAAAAAATCTACATTTTTTTCAATAACGATCATTGGATGCTGGAAAATGCGAGGAAAGCAGTGTCAATTTTAAAGAATTATACCTGA
- a CDS encoding NAD-dependent deacylase has product MSSEIVKVAELIASSRGNVVLFTGAGISTESGIPDFRGPKGLWKRISPEIFSIEFFQEDPDFSWKKYLEEVYVPISRASPNSAHYAAAKLEAGGLVKGVITQNIDRLHQKAGSRNVIELHGRFDEVQCLRCSFRGDLKKFVEEVKKSEKAPRCPRCSSILKPAVVYFGEPLPEKELLDALSMARSSSLLIIIGTSLAVYPAALIPQEAIRTGAKAVVINDSPTPIDGKAELVVRRKAGEILPEVAKMLVVEKNEETA; this is encoded by the coding sequence TTGTCAAGCGAAATCGTGAAAGTTGCTGAGCTTATTGCTAGTTCGAGAGGAAATGTTGTCCTCTTTACAGGAGCGGGAATAAGCACAGAGAGTGGGATCCCAGATTTCCGAGGTCCAAAGGGTCTTTGGAAAAGGATTTCTCCAGAGATCTTTAGCATTGAGTTCTTCCAGGAAGATCCTGATTTTTCCTGGAAAAAGTATCTAGAGGAAGTTTATGTGCCAATTTCTAGAGCTTCTCCAAACTCTGCTCATTATGCTGCAGCAAAGTTGGAAGCTGGGGGTTTAGTTAAAGGAGTTATCACGCAAAATATCGATAGGCTTCATCAGAAGGCTGGGAGTAGAAATGTGATAGAGCTACACGGTAGATTTGATGAGGTCCAATGCTTGAGATGCAGCTTCAGAGGAGATTTGAAGAAGTTTGTGGAAGAGGTGAAAAAGAGTGAGAAAGCTCCCAGATGTCCTAGATGTAGTTCGATACTAAAGCCAGCTGTTGTTTACTTTGGGGAACCCCTTCCAGAAAAAGAACTATTGGACGCTTTATCTATGGCTAGAAGCTCCTCATTGTTAATTATCATAGGCACAAGTCTAGCTGTCTATCCTGCAGCTTTGATACCGCAAGAAGCAATTCGCACTGGAGCAAAAGCAGTGGTCATAAACGATTCCCCTACACCCATTGATGGGAAAGCTGAGTTAGTAGTTAGAAGGAAGGCTGGGGAGATCCTGCCAGAAGTAGCAAAAATGTTGGTTGTGGAGAAGAACGAAGAGACCGCTTAG
- a CDS encoding DNA polymerase domain-containing protein produces MKLGEKWNLKAEFLRGKIRLLQLTNEGELLEREINSSYPFYLIPHRFKSEEVANSLKRIPFVREVAIEEWFLPPWYEVSGEVVRVEVDCYQSFLKLIERLEDLGIERVNVQPSAKSLVLMRKGIPLLQWEGKDPWDLVLDIPSLRILRVKETGEKIVLFSSVLRKEGEIVERRINMNRKSLLNEDVASIGREHHISLIESKSLDCRSLGSPICIEERRNPVDSIIGLIELSRISFTNLRDTARRSIGQILTEIEALEAFQRKMLIPKVRSGVGGWRSVEEILRADNGGLVGLPRPGLYRNALQLDFSSLYPAIIAKFNISPETVERPGCSKKTIPLGSLHSVCLDRVGIVSQVLSKLVERRELLKATGKWIDSEREKALKWIMVASFGYLGYRNARFGSVLAYESVVSISREIMRMAMSVASEMGYKVIHFIVDSLFLWKSGDRIDYQEAQMLRKKIEAETGMKLKIEALYKYLVIPRTNNIAHSGAPNRYYGITDEGRLVIKGVRCPELEGVEVHPGIEQKVISILLSNNHPRRLCPQLSFLTSS; encoded by the coding sequence ATGAAATTGGGGGAAAAATGGAACCTAAAGGCTGAGTTTTTGAGAGGAAAAATAAGACTGCTTCAGCTTACAAATGAAGGTGAGTTGCTCGAAAGAGAGATCAATAGCAGCTATCCCTTCTACCTAATACCGCATCGATTTAAAAGCGAAGAAGTTGCGAATTCTCTTAAAAGGATTCCATTTGTTAGAGAAGTTGCTATAGAGGAGTGGTTTTTACCTCCTTGGTATGAAGTCTCGGGAGAAGTTGTCAGAGTTGAAGTTGACTGCTATCAGAGCTTTTTAAAGCTTATCGAAAGGCTGGAAGATCTTGGGATAGAGAGAGTAAACGTGCAGCCATCTGCAAAGTCACTGGTGCTAATGAGAAAGGGCATACCATTACTTCAGTGGGAAGGGAAAGATCCATGGGATCTAGTGCTAGATATTCCGTCGCTCAGAATTCTACGTGTGAAGGAAACTGGCGAGAAAATTGTGCTCTTCTCTTCAGTGCTGAGGAAGGAAGGAGAAATTGTTGAAAGAAGAATCAATATGAACAGGAAAAGCCTCCTTAATGAGGATGTAGCCAGCATTGGAAGGGAACATCATATATCACTTATTGAGAGTAAAAGCTTAGATTGCAGAAGCCTTGGATCTCCTATATGCATCGAAGAAAGGAGAAATCCTGTTGATAGTATCATAGGACTAATTGAGCTATCGAGAATATCCTTTACAAACCTGAGAGATACTGCGAGAAGAAGCATAGGTCAGATACTCACCGAAATAGAGGCCTTGGAGGCTTTTCAAAGAAAGATGCTGATTCCAAAAGTGAGATCGGGAGTAGGAGGGTGGAGAAGTGTTGAGGAAATACTGAGAGCTGATAATGGTGGGCTCGTGGGACTGCCAAGGCCTGGCCTGTACAGAAATGCTCTTCAGCTGGATTTCTCAAGCTTATATCCAGCAATTATAGCGAAATTTAACATATCTCCGGAAACTGTGGAGAGACCAGGATGCTCCAAGAAGACAATTCCCCTTGGTTCGCTTCACAGCGTATGCCTAGATAGAGTTGGCATTGTTTCTCAGGTGCTCAGTAAGCTTGTCGAGAGAAGGGAATTGCTGAAAGCAACCGGAAAATGGATAGATTCTGAAAGAGAAAAGGCATTGAAGTGGATAATGGTCGCAAGCTTTGGGTATCTGGGCTATCGCAATGCGAGGTTTGGGAGCGTCCTTGCATATGAGAGTGTTGTTTCAATCTCCAGAGAGATAATGAGAATGGCCATGAGTGTAGCATCGGAAATGGGCTATAAAGTGATACACTTCATTGTAGATAGCCTCTTTCTCTGGAAATCCGGAGATAGAATAGACTATCAGGAAGCTCAGATGCTGAGAAAGAAAATAGAAGCTGAGACTGGTATGAAGTTAAAAATTGAAGCCCTGTACAAATACTTAGTTATTCCAAGAACTAATAATATTGCACATAGCGGTGCGCCGAATAGATACTACGGAATAACTGACGAGGGAAGACTAGTTATAAAGGGTGTTAGATGCCCAGAACTAGAAGGGGTAGAAGTGCATCCAGGAATTGAGCAGAAAGTTATAAGCATCCTTCTCTCAAACAATCATCCTAGGAGGCTTTGCCCGCAGTTATCTTTCCTGACCTCCTCCTAG